In the Desulfuromonas sp. DDH964 genome, GAACGGTTTTGCGGTGGCAGAAGTTCCCCTCTCCTACGGCTATGCCATCAACGATCACTGGGCGGTCGGGGCCAACCTCAAGGTGATGAAGGGGCGGGTCTATGGAACCGAAGTGCTGGTTTTCGATGACGGCTCCAGCGATCTGCTCTCCAATGTGAGGGATAATTATCAGGATTCGACTACCTTCGGAGTTGACCTGGGGGTGATGGGGCGCTACAAGATGGTCAATTTCGGCTTGATTGGACGCAACCTCAACTCGCCGGAGTTCGACGGTTTTACTTCCACGACCCAGTTGAGCAATGGAACTACCCAGACGGTCAACGTCGCCGCCGTCAAAATCAAACCTCAGGCAGCCATCGGCGTGGCTTTCATTCCCTTTGAAACCTTGACCCTGGAGGTCGATTACGATCTGACCAAGAACGAAACTGTGCTTAAAAATCCGGTCACCCAGGAACACTATTCCACTCAGAACATTTCCGCCGGCCTGGAATGGGACGCCTTCCGTTTCCTGGCCCTGCGCGTCGGCATTTACAAGAACCTGGCGGAGAGCGATATCGATGTGGTCTACACCGCTGGCCTCGGCCTCAATTTCTGGCTGATGCGCCTCGATGTTGGTGGCGCCTACTCTGGCGAAACCGCACGTTACGATGGTGAGGACTACCCGAAAGAGTCACGGCTTGCCGCCCAGTTGAGTTTCGACTTTTAATCTCAGGTGGGTCGAATTCCCCGAAGCTTGCTTCGATGAAAGCGATCAATCTAAACTTTTGATACCCCGTAGCTTGCTGCGGGGAGATTCATTCTCTAACTCGGGCAACTTCTGGTTCTTCGCCCCCTGCCGTTGCGGCAGGGGGCTTTTTTATTGGTGCGCCAGGCATGGCGCGTAGCGCCTTGACTGGCGCTGTCTGATTCACTGTGGTGGTGAATCAGTGACTTGGGGGTGAAAGTCCCCTGCGGACCCTGATGGCGGGAACCGCTAGCCGGACGGCAAGGGTGTCCATCGCGAGGTGGAATCTGAAGGAAGCCGCAGGCAAAATCCCGGTCCGACGAACAGAAACCGCATGAGGCAGTCTCATCCGGGCGAGAAGGCCAATATCTTCAAAGCCCGATAGCCATCCGGGAGGGTGGGGCTGTAGATGCGGCGGGTAGATGGGAGGAAGGTCACGCGCATTACCCTGGGAGATCTGTCGGTCTGCCTCGTGCTACCGTCACCGTAAGGTGTCGGGACGGGCCGGCAGAAGTCAGCAGAGGCCGTAGTAGCCGGAGTAACCACCCGGCAAAGGGCCGAACACGAGGCGTCGTTTCAGGAGACTCGCGTTTCGATGACGACAAGAGCAGCAGAAGTCCCGGTCGAGATACCGGGAGCCGTCCCGGAGGGCAGCGGCCGGAAGCCGCCAGAGCATGGGAGCGGTGCGTCAAACGTCACGGCAACGAGAGACCCTTCCTGGACGAAAGCGGAAAGGGGGCTGATGGAAGACGTCGTCAGCCGCCCGAACATGATGGCGGCCTTAGAGCGGGTGGAAGCCAACAAGGGCGCCCCCGGCATCGACGAGATGACGACGGGCGAGCTTCGCGGTTTTCTCAAGGAGAAGTGGCCGACCATCAGGGAAGAGTTGCTGAATGGGACGTATCGCCCCCAGCCGGTGCGGAAGGTGGAAATCGAGAAGCCCGACGGGGGAGTGCGCACCCTGGGAATCCCCACGGTGTGCGATCGGCTCATTCAGCAGGCGCTGCATCAGGTGCTGACGCCGCTATTCGATCCGGACTTCTCCGAGAGCTCCTACGGGTATCGTCCCGGACGGAGTGCCTGGCAGGCGGTTAGAGCCGCCCGTCGGCATGTGGCCGACGGCAAGCGCTGGGTGGTCGATATCGACCTGGAGAAGTTCTTCGACCGGGTGAACCACGACATCCTCATGTCGCGGGTCGCCCGTAAGGTCGAAGACAAGCGGGTATTGCTGCTCATCCGGCGGTACCTGCAAGCCGGAGTGCTCGAAGGCGGGCTTGTGTCGCAGAGGGTGGAAGGGACGCCGCAGGGTGGTCCCCTCTCACCTCTTCTGTCGAACATCCTGCTCGACGCGTTCGACAAGGAACTGGAGAGGCGCGGTCACGCCTTCTGCCGCTACGCCGACGACTGCAACATTTACGTGCAGACCAGGCGCAGCGGCCAAAGGGTCATGGCCAGTCTCACCCGGTTCCTGGAGGAGCGGCTGGCACTCAAGGTCAACGTCGCCAAAAGCGCCGTCGACCGTCCTTGGAAAAGGGTCTTTCTGGGTTACAGCATGACCTTTCACAAGAAACCCCGCCTCAAAGTGGCGGAGTCGAGAGTGAAGCGGTTCAAGGCCGGACTCAGGAAGGTCTGCCGACGGGGCAGGGGACGCAGTCTCGCTCAGGTCATCAAAGAAATCACCCCGAAGCTACGGGGGTGGGCCTCTTACTTCCGCCTGGCGGAGGTCAAAGGCATCTTCGAAGAACTGGACAAATGGCTGCGGCGGAAGCTGCGCTGCATTCTATGGCGACAGTGGAAGCGCCCCTATACCCGGGCCAAGAGGTTGATGCAGCGGGGATTGCCGGAAGCCCGGGCGTGGAAATCGGCCACGAACGGGCGAGGCCCCTGGTGGAACTCAGGGGCCTCGCACATGAATGAAGCGTATCCGACATCCTTCTTTCGCTACTTGGGGCTGATCCGCTTGACCGATCAGCACCGCCGCTTTCAGAGCGCCTTGTGAACCGCCGTGTACGGAACCGTACGCACGGTGGTGTGGGAGGACGGCGGGGGCGACCCCGCCTCCTACCCGATGGGACTTCAGGTCCCCGAAGTGGATGAAGGGGATGGTACGGGGGGGGTGGGAGGGCGCAAAAGGCGCAGGAATTCGATCTCCGGTGCCGGCCGGGTGAGGTGGACCCCCTGCAGCTCATCGCACCCCTGGACCAGGAGAAAGGCTCGCTGCTGTTCATTTTCCACCCCTTCGGCAATGACGGTCAGCCCGAGATTATGGGCAAGGCCGATCGTGGTGCGGACGATGGCGGCGGCGGCCTGGTCGGTGAAGATTTCGTGGATGAAGGTGTGGTCGATCTTCAATCGTTTCACCGGCAGGCGGCGCAGCAGGTTGAGAGAGGTAAAACCGGTGCCGAAATCATCGACGGCGATGGTGACCCCGAGCCCGGAAAGACGGGGGAGGACCGCCGCCGCCATGGCCGGGTCCTGCTGCAGGATATTCTCGGTGACTTCGAGTTCAATCCGCTCCGGCGGAAGCCCGGTGTCGGCGAGGGTCTGTCGCAGGGTGGGTAACAGCTCGGGGTCGGCCAGTTGCCGGCGTGACAGATTGATGGCGATGCGTACTGGGGGACATCCCTGGCGGTCCCACTCCCGGGCCTTTTCGCAGGCCCGGCGCAGAATCCAGTTGCCGAGGGGAAGGATCAGGCCGGTCTCCTCGGCCAGCGGCAGAAATTCTCCGGGGAGGAGCATCCCTCGTTCCGGGTGGTTCCAGCGAATCAGCGCCTCGACCCCGCAGATGCGGTTGTCGGCGACCGCCACCTGGTCCTGGAAATAGAGCTGGATCTCGCGCCGATCGAGGGCGTGGCGCAGGTCCACCTCGGTGCGCAGACGCTGCTGGGCCCGGTCGTTGAGGTTGCGGGAGAAGTAACGGTAGGTGTTGCGCCCCTGTTCCTTGGCGAGGTACATTGCCATATCGGCGTGGCTGATCAGGTTTTCGGCCTTGTCGGCATCGTCGGGAAAGAGGGCGATACCGATGCTGGTCGAGGTAAAGACTTCCTGCCCCTCCAGGCGGACCGGCAGGGTCAGTGCGTGCAGGATCTTGCGGGCGGTGACGGTGGCATCGCCGGAGTTGTCGAGGCCGTTGAGAATAATCACGAACTCATCCCCGCCAATGCGAGCCACGGTATCACTCTTGCGCACGCAGCCGAGCAGGCGCTTGGCGACGACCTGAAGCAAGTGGTCGCCGGCGCCATGGCCGAGGGTGTCATTGACCACCTTGAAGTGGTCGAGGTCGAGGAAGAGGACCGCCACCTGCTCCTGCTCCCGGCCGGCCTGGATCAGTTGCTGGTCGAGACGGTCCTGCAGCAGCAGCCGGTTGGGAAGCCCGGTGAGGGTGTCCTGGTAGGCCAACTCCTTGACCGCCGCCTCGGCGGTTTTGAGGGCTGTGATATCGTCGTGGGTAACGACGGCAAAGGTGCCGCCGTCATTGTTGAAGGGGGTGATTCTCCCCAGGTACCAGCGCACTTCCCCATCATTGGTGCGGGAGTATTCGAGAGTGAACTCACTCAACTGGCCGACCAGGACCCCGCGGATGCCGCGGGCAAAGGCGTCGGCCGCCGCGTGCCCCCTGGTTGCGGCGTGATCGAGAAGGTCAAGATAATTGTCTCCCTGCACCGGCTGCTCCGGGAAGGGGCAGTGGGCATGCTCCTGCCAGCAGCGATTGGCCGCCAGGATACCCCCGTCCGCCGAGAGGATCGCGACCCGCTGGGCGAGGGCATCGACCGTGGCCCGGGCGAAGTTCTCCGAGGAGCGCAGCGCCTCTTCGATGCGGCGGCGTTCGCTGATGTCCATCGCCATCAGCAGGGTTCCGCCCGGACTATTGGTCTCGGCAGCGATGGGGGTGCAGGAGACCAGGGTGCAGAGCTCGCCGCCGCCGGCGGTTTGCAGGCAGAGATCGGCGACCGAACCCGGGCCGTCCGGTTTTTCCCGCAGCAGCGCCGCGGCCCGCTCGCGGCTGGCGGGAACGATCAGGTCGAGATAGGGGCGCTGCAACAGCGCCTCCTCGGGGAAACCGAGCATTTTCGCCATCTGCCGGTTGACGAAGTTGACCATGCCGGCCGGAGAGACAATCAGGATTCCCTCTTTGGTCGCTTCGACGACCCGCCGGTAGCGTTCCCCCTGGTTGCGAATCTCCTCCAGCACCGGCTGCAGGCCGTAAATGCCGCCGAGCAACAGGAAGGAAACGCCCAGGCTTAGGATTTCTTCAAGAATATCGGGGGCAAAGCCCTGGGGCGAGATCAAGGCGCGGCAGAGGGTATAGAGGGGCCGGAGGGTAGCGACGATGAGTGACCCGAGGAGGAGATAGCAGTGCCAGCGGTGCCGGAGATGACGAGCCAGGCGCAGGGCCAGCACGGCAGCGGCGCCCCGTAGCAGGATGGTTGCGGTCAGAATGAGCAGGACGATGGTGGTAGTCATGCAGCTGTCGTCGCTCCGGTCGCTGTTTCCAACTGCGAAAACCTTTTGCCGCCGGCCGCTGCCGGCAGCGGGAAGCTTTGGGGGACTGGGTTCATGAAGTATAACAGGGGTGTCCGTTTCCGCTTGGCGGGAAGAGGCTCCCTGCAGGTCTGGGTTTTTGGTTCAGGGGGTCCCTGTCGATGGCGGCAGGGGAAGCCAGCGGTCGAGGATGCTGCGCAGCTGGGGAGTGCGGAAAGGTTTGCCGAGGTGGTCATCCATCCCGGCGTCAAGGCAGTCCTGGCGATCCTCATCCAGAGTGTTGGCGGTCAGAGCGACAATCGGCACCCGCTGGCCACTTCCGGCGGTGCGTTCCTCGGCACGGATCATGCGGGTTGCGGCATAGCCATCCAGTTCCGGCATCTGACAGTCCATGAAGATCAGGTCGTAGGGGGTCCTAGTCCACATCTGGAAAGCCTCTTTCCCATTCCCGGCAAGCTCGGATCTGCAGCCAAAGGTCTCGAGCAGGGTCTTGATGACGTCCTGGTTGACGGGGTTGTCCTCCGCGATCAGAACCAGTCCGCGACCGGTTCCGGCTTCCAGCACCGGGCCTGCCTGCTGGGGAAGAGCGATTTCCGGTTCCGCCGGCATGGCCGCCAGGGCCTGGTGCGACGGCAGGGGAACAACCAGGGGAATGCGGAACCAGAAGGTTGTTCCGCCGCCCGGGGAGCTCTCGACGCCGATCTCCCCCTTCATCAGTTCCACGAGCTGGCGGACAATGGCCAGACCAAGGCCGGTGCCGCCGAAGGAGCGGCTGCGGGAGTCGTCCACCTGGGAGAAGGATTCGAAGATGCTGCGATGGTATTCCGGCGGTATGCCAATGCCGGTGTCGCTCACCGCAAAGCACAGCATCTCGGGCCGGCCGGAGGCATCATCCCGCCGCACCGAAATCGTGATGCCGCCCAGCTCGGTAAATTTGACACTGTTGCTGATCAGGTTGAGCAGGATCTGACGTATCTTTTTGGCGTCCCCTTCCAGGAGCGCGGGGATGTCGTCGGCCACCGCATACTGCAAAGTCAGCCCCTTGCGTTCGACCTGGACCAGGAAGAGGTCGCAGGCTTCGGCAATCAGCTGCCGCAAGATGAAAGGACCGCAGCCGAGGGTCATCTTGCCCGCCTCGATTTTGGAGAGGTCGAGGATGTCGTTGATCAGGTCGAGCAGGACTTCGGAAGAGTGCATCACCGCCGCAGCCTGCTGCCGCTGCAGAACGGAAAGGTCCCCTTGCAGCAGGAGCTCCGTCATGCCGATGATGCCGCTCATCGGGGTGCGAATTTCGTGGCTCATGTTGGCCAGAAAACGCGATTTGGCCCGGCTTGCGGCCTCGGCCCGGTCGGCCAGGTCGACGGAGATATCGAGAGCCTTCTGCAACTCCCGTGTGCGTTGCGCGACCAGTTCTTCAAGCTCCTCCTGCTGCCGGGCAACCCGGTGGCGGTAGTCCCGCAGATGTTCAAGCATGAGCATGAAGGCGTCGCCAAGGGCGACAATCTCCCGGGAACCGGTCATGGCAACATTCTGATCGAAGTTGCCACCGGCTATATTCCGGGTCGCCTCTTCCAGGGCCTTGAGCGGCGCGGTAATTTTTCGGGTTGCGATAACGGTCAGCGCCACTCCGCCAAGGGCGAGCAACAGTGAGGTCAATCCGGTAGAAAGGGCCAGGGCGGTAATCTTCTCGCGGTGGGGGCCGAGGTCGAGGCCGAGGCGGATACTGCCGATGAGTCCGGGAGCCGGGGCAATGCCGTGGTTGATTCTGGCGATGACATCACCCCTCTGGCCGAAGACTGGCACCACCAGTTCCAGGTAGGGGTGGCCGTTGCTGCCGGTCCATTCGCGGGGGGCTGCGTCCAGGCTCCCAGGGGCGGGTTCGGCAGAAATTTCGTTGAAGGAGCCGCCAGGGGTCGCAGGATCCTGGATCAGCAGCTGCTGCTGGTGGTCGAAGATGGCGACATAGGCGATATTCTCGTCCGCAAAGGCCAGGTCGATCAGTTCACGCAAGGCAGCGGGGTCGGCGGTATAGATGGCGTATGCGCTGTTCTGAGCAACCATGGCCGCAGTGGTTTTCAGCCGGTTGACCAGCTGTTGAGTGTGCGAACGAATCTCGGTTACGGCCAGATAGGCGCCCAAGGCGAGGGCAGTAACCAGAATCAACCCGATCGTCAGCAGGTTGAATTTGGTGGCAAGGCGCCAGCTGTGCCCGTCTTTCCAGGGTCGCCGCAGCTCCATATCAGTAAACCTCCTGGGCAGCCCGCAGGACCTTCTCCGGGAACTCGATCTTCATCTGCTCGGCGGTACGCCGGTTGAGGGTGTAAAGAACCTTTCGCGGTGTCTGCAACGGCAGGCTGGCGGGGCTGGCCCCGGCAATGACCTGTTGTGCCAGTTCGGCGCACTGGCGACCGATATCCTGATAATCACGTTCCAGGGCGACCAAAGCTCCTGCTTTGACCCAGGCCGCAGAAAGTCCGAAAAAGGGGATGCGGTTGCGGAAGGAGAAGAGCAACAGGCTGCGTGCCGTCTGGGTGTTGATCACCATCTGATCGCTGAGGCCCCACAGGACATCGGCATGCCTGGCCAGGGTGGTCAAGGCCGCCGGTAGCTCACGGGGGGAGGTGATGGGAACAGCATCCAGGGTGAGACCACTGCGCCGGGCAAACTCGCGGGCATCCGCGATGCGCGCGGCATTTTCCGCCGGGTTGTAGGCGACTCCGATAGTGCGGGCCTGCGGCAGCAGCCGTTGCAGCCAGGCGAGTTGGGTGGCGACCGGGAAATCGAGCACCACCCCGGTGACGTTGGCATTCACGGGGAGCAGCTGTTCACTCAGAACCAGGCCGAAAACGACGGGGATATCGGCGACCTCGCTGGCGATGGTGTTAAGGGCGCGCGAACCGAGAACGAAGATCACCTGCGGCCGGCGGTTGCGGATGCTGGCGATCTGCTCGGCGACCAGCGATTCGTCCGCGGCCAGAGAATAGACTTCCAGATCGAGGTCCTCGCCGAGGCCGGCGAAGCGCTCCCGGAAACCTGCCAGCATCGCCGTGACCGGGGCCTCGGCCTGGGTTGTCACCACGGAGACGACCACGGCGGCATGCGCCAACCCGGCGAGCGCCAAAAGGAGCAGCGCCAGGGTCAGGGCCAGCACCCAGGCCAGCCGTCGCATGTCGGGGACTGAAACCATCGCCGGTCCCTTCAGAAACTGTAGGTCAATTGGCCCCGGATGGTACGGCCGTCCTGGACGATGCTGTCCTGAAGGTGAGCCGCCGAAACCGGGTCGGAATAACGCTTGTCGAACAGATTGAAGAGGCTCAGGGTCAGTTCGAGACCTGGCAGCAGTTTTCTTCCGGAAAGGGTCAGGTTGGTAATCGCGAACCCGCCGCACTCCCTGCCGGAGACGGTCCTGCGGCTGCTGGTATAGCGCTCTTCCACCGCCAGGAACAGGTATTCGGTCACCAGGGGGGCGACCAGGCCGAATTTTACCAGGTGGCGCGGTGCATTGCTGAGCGTTTCCCCGCTGCGCTGATCCTCAGCGCGCTGCAGGGTGTAGCTCCCCGTCCTTCCCAGCCGCCGTTAAGGCGTCCTTCCAGCTCCAGTTCCAGCCCTCTAGCCTCCACCTTGTCAAGATTGCGAAATACCAGAAGTCCGTCTGCCGGGTCGAGGGTCAGATTGATCAGGTCATCAATCCGGTAATAGTATCCGGTGGCCACTGCGCGCAGGGCATCTCCGAAATACTGCTCCCAGACCAGTTCCCAGGTCCGGATCGTCTCCGGGTCGAGGTCGGGATTCGGTTTCTGGGTCACGAGTCCGTCGTGATAGTAGTTTTCAAAGGCCGACGGGGCACGGAAGGCCTGGCCGTAAAGAAACTTCAGCGCCGTTTTTGGCCGGGGGGTGTAGATCAGGGCGAGGCGCGGGCTGGTGGACCAGCCGAAGGTGCTGAAACGGTCGCAGCGCACCCCCAGGCTGAGCGAAAGGTCCTGGCCGACCCGGTATTCGTCCTGCAGAAAAAGGCCGATATTGGAGGTCTGCTGCCGGGAATCGAGGTTGACGGCAAGGTCCGAATTCTGCAGATCCTGGCGGAAGTTATCCCGGTACTCGCCGCCGGCGACGAGATGGTGTGGTCCGATCGATTTGCCGAGCTGGAATTCGCTCCCCCACCATTCACCCCTGAACCGGTCCTGGTTGACGACCAGCAACGGGGGCGGGACCGGCGCAAAGTCATAGACATAGTCACCCTCGGCCCGGAAGTCTTCATAGCTGGCGCGGAAGAGCAGCTCCAGCTCCCCGGGGAAAAGGTGCTGGTAGTGGAGGCGGGCGGAAGCCTGGCGCCCGGAGGTCCGGTTGCGGGGGTCGTTGAAGACGGTGCCGAAGGCCCCGGTGGGGGTTTCCTTTTCACGGTCGCCGAAGGCGGTCTCCAAGGTGAAGTCGCCGAGGGAGACCTTGCCGAACAGGGTATAAACCTTCTCCCCGTCGCGGTCGGTAGCGACCCCGGCGTTGGTTTCCGGAGCGTCAAATTCCGCGTAGTAGAGGGACGAATCCCCGTTGCTGCGGTAGCTGCTGCCGGACAGGAGGAACTCGCCCCCCCCGGGAAAGCGCCTGCCGTAACTGAGGCGACCGCGGTAAGTCTCCTGGCTGGCAGCGGTGGCAGCCAATTCAGTCCCCTGCAGGTCACGCCCGCGGCGGGTGATGACATTGATGACGGCAAAGAAGGCGTTGCTGCCGTAGAGGGAGGACCCCGGACCGCGGACCACCTCGATTCGATCGATCAGGGCGACATCGAGGATGAAGTCGTTGCCGATGGCAGCGGTGTCAAAAATGTTGTTGTTGCTGCGACTGCCATCAATCAGGAGGAGGATGCGGGAATTGAAGTCGCCGGGGCGGCCGAAGCCACGGACCCCGAGAAATTCGGTCTGCCGGTCGTAGCTGGTGTAAAAACCGCGCTGGCTGCGCAGAATGTCGGCGAGGGTGCGGTAACCGTATTTGCGGATTTCCGCGGCGGTAATGATACTGACCGCCGATGGCGCCGCGGTGACTTTCTGTTCGTACTTGGAGGCAGTAAAGACCGAGGGAATTTCCGCGAACAGGATGTTCTCTTCGCCTCCCGGAGGTTGGGCCAGCCCTGGGCAGGCACTCCCGAGCAGGAGGCCCATGGTTACCAGGCGGCAGAAACTGCGTCCCAGGAGATGTCGCCGGTCAGCCACGGTGCCCTCCAGACAGCAATGGGTAGCGGGTCATTTCGCGGGGCGGGCCGGAGGGTAATGCTCCCGGACCGCAACCTTTGCATGCACCGGCCTTGTACCGGGCGATTCCAATGAATGTCTGCAGGTACGCATGACCTGACATTAATGCTGACTACTTATATCGCAAATAAGGGGTCTGTCAATTTCCCCCGGATGGCGGCCCGGACTCCGGCGGAAGGCGCCGGAACCCGGGCCGCTTTTTCAGCTCTCCCGGCGCTGCAGGCGGGTCATCGATTCGAGGTAATCGAAACTCTCGCCGCTGTCAAACCAATTGTCAAGTCGGCGCAGGCAGCAACAGCCCATCATCATCCGCTGCATCACCCGGCTCAGCCCGGTAGTGGTGCGGACATGGGCCGACAGCCGGTCAAAACCGCGTTCCCCCGCTTCCCGGCAGAGGCCGGCCATCAGGGATTTGACCCCGACCGTCTGGCGGCGCCCCGGTAGCGTCTGGATCAGGTCGATGTAGAGAGTCCGGGGATTCTCCGTCATCGCCGGGTCCCAGGGACGCAGCTCGGCGCCAACCCGATCCTGGGGAATGGCCAGGAGATAGCCGGCGATCACCCCTTCCACCGTCCGGGCGATCACGTTGATATTCAACCGGTCGGAGAGGCCCTGCCGGTAGTAGGCTTCGGGGTCCGGAAACTGCATGCGCGGGGGAAAGGCGCTCTGCTGCAAGGCGACCAGCTCGGCGACCAGTTGCGGTTGGCAGCCCGCGGCGATTTCGATTCGGATGAGGCGATTCATGGTTGGACTCCTTTCCAGAGAAGAATCAGGTCGGTGATGCCACCGCAGCCGAGGGTATAGACCTGGACCCAGATGAACATCTGGAGGCCGCTGGCGGCCACCAGCAGGGCCAGTTGCGCCCCGCGGGAGGTGAGGCGTCGGCGCAGGTAGATCAGGAGTTGGCAGGGGCCCTCCCAGAGGAGCAGCCGGACGCAGATCGCCCCTTCCAGCAGGTGGCCGACCCAGGGGGTGCGGTTGCCGGAGAACTCGGTCCAGCGGCGCAACGCCTGCATCAGGGTGATATCTACGCCGAGGCGGTCATTGCAACGGATGAAGAAGCTGGCGAGGGCCAGGTTTGCGGCCCAGAAGGCCAGCCAGATCTCGGTCGTCGAAAACCCCCGCAGTTTCAGCCAGCCGAACAGGGTGGCACTGACCGCCAGCAGCAGCCATTCGGTGAGGTAAAAGGTCGGAACAAGGGCCGCCAGCAGCAGTCGCGAGCGGCGTTCGGATTTGATCGGCCGCTCAGGCATGGTGCTCTCCCCAGGTCGTCAGGGGGA is a window encoding:
- a CDS encoding ATP-binding protein → MELRRPWKDGHSWRLATKFNLLTIGLILVTALALGAYLAVTEIRSHTQQLVNRLKTTAAMVAQNSAYAIYTADPAALRELIDLAFADENIAYVAIFDHQQQLLIQDPATPGGSFNEISAEPAPGSLDAAPREWTGSNGHPYLELVVPVFGQRGDVIARINHGIAPAPGLIGSIRLGLDLGPHREKITALALSTGLTSLLLALGGVALTVIATRKITAPLKALEEATRNIAGGNFDQNVAMTGSREIVALGDAFMLMLEHLRDYRHRVARQQEELEELVAQRTRELQKALDISVDLADRAEAASRAKSRFLANMSHEIRTPMSGIIGMTELLLQGDLSVLQRQQAAAVMHSSEVLLDLINDILDLSKIEAGKMTLGCGPFILRQLIAEACDLFLVQVERKGLTLQYAVADDIPALLEGDAKKIRQILLNLISNSVKFTELGGITISVRRDDASGRPEMLCFAVSDTGIGIPPEYHRSIFESFSQVDDSRSRSFGGTGLGLAIVRQLVELMKGEIGVESSPGGGTTFWFRIPLVVPLPSHQALAAMPAEPEIALPQQAGPVLEAGTGRGLVLIAEDNPVNQDVIKTLLETFGCRSELAGNGKEAFQMWTRTPYDLIFMDCQMPELDGYAATRMIRAEERTAGSGQRVPIVALTANTLDEDRQDCLDAGMDDHLGKPFRTPQLRSILDRWLPLPPSTGTP
- a CDS encoding TonB-dependent receptor, with the translated sequence MTEYLFLAVEERYTSSRRTVSGRECGGFAITNLTLSGRKLLPGLELTLSLFNLFDKRYSDPVSAAHLQDSIVQDGRTIRGQLTYSF
- a CDS encoding ABC transporter substrate-binding protein — translated: MVSVPDMRRLAWVLALTLALLLLALAGLAHAAVVVSVVTTQAEAPVTAMLAGFRERFAGLGEDLDLEVYSLAADESLVAEQIASIRNRRPQVIFVLGSRALNTIASEVADIPVVFGLVLSEQLLPVNANVTGVVLDFPVATQLAWLQRLLPQARTIGVAYNPAENAARIADAREFARRSGLTLDAVPITSPRELPAALTTLARHADVLWGLSDQMVINTQTARSLLLFSFRNRIPFFGLSAAWVKAGALVALERDYQDIGRQCAELAQQVIAGASPASLPLQTPRKVLYTLNRRTAEQMKIEFPEKVLRAAQEVY
- a CDS encoding sensor domain-containing protein codes for the protein MTTTIVLLILTATILLRGAAAVLALRLARHLRHRWHCYLLLGSLIVATLRPLYTLCRALISPQGFAPDILEEILSLGVSFLLLGGIYGLQPVLEEIRNQGERYRRVVEATKEGILIVSPAGMVNFVNRQMAKMLGFPEEALLQRPYLDLIVPASRERAAALLREKPDGPGSVADLCLQTAGGGELCTLVSCTPIAAETNSPGGTLLMAMDISERRRIEEALRSSENFARATVDALAQRVAILSADGGILAANRCWQEHAHCPFPEQPVQGDNYLDLLDHAATRGHAAADAFARGIRGVLVGQLSEFTLEYSRTNDGEVRWYLGRITPFNNDGGTFAVVTHDDITALKTAEAAVKELAYQDTLTGLPNRLLLQDRLDQQLIQAGREQEQVAVLFLDLDHFKVVNDTLGHGAGDHLLQVVAKRLLGCVRKSDTVARIGGDEFVIILNGLDNSGDATVTARKILHALTLPVRLEGQEVFTSTSIGIALFPDDADKAENLISHADMAMYLAKEQGRNTYRYFSRNLNDRAQQRLRTEVDLRHALDRREIQLYFQDQVAVADNRICGVEALIRWNHPERGMLLPGEFLPLAEETGLILPLGNWILRRACEKAREWDRQGCPPVRIAINLSRRQLADPELLPTLRQTLADTGLPPERIELEVTENILQQDPAMAAAVLPRLSGLGVTIAVDDFGTGFTSLNLLRRLPVKRLKIDHTFIHEIFTDQAAAAIVRTTIGLAHNLGLTVIAEGVENEQQRAFLLVQGCDELQGVHLTRPAPEIEFLRLLRPPTPPVPSPSSTSGT
- a CDS encoding TonB-dependent receptor plug domain-containing protein, encoding MADRRHLLGRSFCRLVTMGLLLGSACPGLAQPPGGEENILFAEIPSVFTASKYEQKVTAAPSAVSIITAAEIRKYGYRTLADILRSQRGFYTSYDRQTEFLGVRGFGRPGDFNSRILLLIDGSRSNNNIFDTAAIGNDFILDVALIDRIEVVRGPGSSLYGSNAFFAVINVITRRGRDLQGTELAATAASQETYRGRLSYGRRFPGGGEFLLSGSSYRSNGDSSLYYAEFDAPETNAGVATDRDGEKVYTLFGKVSLGDFTLETAFGDREKETPTGAFGTVFNDPRNRTSGRQASARLHYQHLFPGELELLFRASYEDFRAEGDYVYDFAPVPPPLLVVNQDRFRGEWWGSEFQLGKSIGPHHLVAGGEYRDNFRQDLQNSDLAVNLDSRQQTSNIGLFLQDEYRVGQDLSLSLGVRCDRFSTFGWSTSPRLALIYTPRPKTALKFLYGQAFRAPSAFENYYHDGLVTQKPNPDLDPETIRTWELVWEQYFGDALRAVATGYYYRIDDLINLTLDPADGLLVFRNLDKVEARGLELELEGRLNGGWEGRGATPCSALRISAAGKRSAMHRATW
- the ltrA gene encoding group II intron reverse transcriptase/maturase, whose translation is MTTRAAEVPVEIPGAVPEGSGRKPPEHGSGASNVTATRDPSWTKAERGLMEDVVSRPNMMAALERVEANKGAPGIDEMTTGELRGFLKEKWPTIREELLNGTYRPQPVRKVEIEKPDGGVRTLGIPTVCDRLIQQALHQVLTPLFDPDFSESSYGYRPGRSAWQAVRAARRHVADGKRWVVDIDLEKFFDRVNHDILMSRVARKVEDKRVLLLIRRYLQAGVLEGGLVSQRVEGTPQGGPLSPLLSNILLDAFDKELERRGHAFCRYADDCNIYVQTRRSGQRVMASLTRFLEERLALKVNVAKSAVDRPWKRVFLGYSMTFHKKPRLKVAESRVKRFKAGLRKVCRRGRGRSLAQVIKEITPKLRGWASYFRLAEVKGIFEELDKWLRRKLRCILWRQWKRPYTRAKRLMQRGLPEARAWKSATNGRGPWWNSGASHMNEAYPTSFFRYLGLIRLTDQHRRFQSAL